In Silene latifolia isolate original U9 population chromosome 6, ASM4854445v1, whole genome shotgun sequence, the genomic window ctaagatataagtttttatagtgtgggaacgaaaaaattatattgcgacaaaatgaatacatatgagattttgagaggTTTAAATACTATGATaatgagtatgtatgtacacagtgatcacgaatgagtttgaataattaaaagaaaagtaatgattattaagtaatataatattatataggGTTTTTCTACGTGATACCCCGTGTTTCTTCGCATTCTACGTGATACCcctatatttttgaaaatataagtgGTATCCCTAAATGTAGTAAAATGTTCTAAAAATATCCAATCTTATAAAAATCACGTTTTAATATGTTAAtattttgtaaagaaaatatgtttaaaattgagtagacgatgtttatgttaatgacatgacaaattattgccaaaaaaatcaataaaaaaatgtataaattaaacattctaaagaggcggattagagcattttgggtattttaagatgtttttatCATGTTTAGGGGTACCACGAGTATTTTTGAAAAGCGATAGGTATCACACTGAATTCGAATAAGTACAAGGGTATCATGTAGAAAAAACCTATTATATAAACAACATGAAAAAGTAAAATACacattacatttttctttaatatctttagtTAAATATGTAAACGTCAAGAACAAAACTTTAGTTATGACTAACTAGAtattacttttatttaaatattttatacgttatcttataaaaatgatatttgagaaaattcaacctattttatttacggtAAACTGTTAAACATCGTTATATATAGttgttaaaaaaaaacaaaaagtgcAAATTTctgatagatatgtttgacacatagcatatgtaagacacaaccaaaatatttgaataagtttagtttgggccatatatgtttgatacataaatatcaaacgttatacatacaaaattaaaaattgcataaaattataataacatcattttgaataaatcttttaactgatttggaacataacgtatcgtgaaatgatataatttgataccttaatgttgattgttgcattattcgaataaattttattataattaaTGTGATAATTTGATCAGTTacaatttttttatttaaaacgttgatcatgcgtaattaactactccctccattcaactccacactaccattatctattttgtacactattcatagttaaacattcaatttcaattttctcccaatacataagtgaaaatatattcatgtagaattttgttttattcgtctttacgagtacattaaaaatatctaacttttatatttttcgcaaatacgtagctaacgatatttagcgcgtaaaagacgcgttggcaaacgtgaaaaaagaaagtggtagtgtggagttgaatggagggagtataacttagtattagttttaattaaaattatatgtattttattttaaaacactgaacttaaacctaaaaaaataaaatttgagaaaaaaaaataatttatttttatttataggtaaaaatattaaaggttatatacgaattatattatttttcttcaattataataacaaaattttaaaacaggtcgcgcgaagcgcgggatactacctagttgtAGTTATTACCAAGGATCAAGGGCTTCTTGGAATAAGCCTGCAAATAGCAAATTTTAGGTGTAAAGCTCACTAGTGATTGTAGTTGCTTATTTAGCTTACTGATGGACAACAAATTAAATTTAAAACATTGAACATACAGCACATTAGTCAAAGACAAAGCAGATGTAATATGCACAGTACCAACAGTATCTATCTTAACAGCATGACCATTAGGCAAAGACACAGAATATGGTTTATCTAAGCATCTGAAATCAGAAAATAAAGCCTTATTTGAGCAGAAGTGATCAGTAGCACTTGTGTCTAGTATCCAAGTATTAGAGAAATGATTTGTCTGAGAATGAGAATTGAAATTATGATGTAAAGAACTCGTACCTGCAAAATTTGCAGAAGAAGTACTAGCATCATTGGTACTTGTCTCAGTGGAATTATTACTTGGATGAACACCAGACCCAGATGCACCAGCTTGATGACCTTCAGTGCTAAAAGAACCCTGACTGTTACCTTGTTCATTGTAGAAAGCATTGCCAGCAAAGCGCCTATTCCTGTTCATCAGATGATAACACGAATCCACTGTATGACCATACTTCTTGCAGTTATTGTAGAAGGGAGGAGGAGGCTTTTCTGGTTGCTGAGTTGTTTGATTCTGTTGAATCTGATTATGATTGCTGCTAAAGCCCTAATGatgttgattttgattttgagtaTTATGGAAACCTTGATTCTGATTTTGAACAGTATCCTTGCCTTTGTAATTAGGATTGTAACCTTTGTAATTGGGATTACCAGTCTTGTTATAGCCCTGAAAACCCTTATTGGCAGCATTCCCATTACCATTGCCCCAAGAATTATTCTTAAAATTGACATTTTTGGCCAACATTGCTGCTGAATCAGACTGAAACTGGGAGGAATTGTGAATCTCTCGCTGCCTTTCATCTTGCAAAAGATTATTGTAAATCACAGCAAGTTTTGGTAATGGATTCTGCATTATAATGGTACCTCGAATAACTGCATAAGAATCGTTTAAGCCCATCAAGAACTGCACGACACGTTGATACTCCTGAAATTGGGGACTGTTTCTCCTTAGCACCACAATTGCATCTGCATGAACATTTAGGATTCATCCCCATTCCTTCAATATCATCCCTAACAGATTTAACCTTTGTGAAATAAGTAGAGATGCTGTCGCTGCCTTGAGAAAACTCAGTTAACTTCTTCTGAACACTATACAACTGAGCACCATTGGATTGGCCAAATCTTTCTTCAAGTTCAGACCAAGCAATCTCAGCTGTACCACTGTACAAGATAGAATCTGCTATTTCTGGTGAGACTGAGTTCAAAATCCAAGAAAACACAATATCATTGCAGCGCTGCCATTTATTTGCTGTAGCAGATGTAGAAGAAGGTTGTGGGATACTGCCATCAATAAAACCCAGCTTATTTTTAGCAGAGAACAATAAGCATGGACCTCCTCCAACTACCATAACCAATGCCTTCGAAAATCTTTGCCACAAGTTTAACACCTGTGAGATCAGTGTTGTGAATGTAAAGAGGATCATCAACACCTACACCGTTGACTTTTTCTTCTGTTTCTGGCATCTTTCTTGATTTGATAGAAAGTATAAGAGTGAAAAGGAAGAATTTCGAAGATTCAAAGAAAGTAGGAAGATTAAAGTATGGAGATGTGAAGATAAAAGTATGAAGATATGAAGGTATAAGTATGAAGGTATGAAGATGAGAATGATCTATATGAATGCGGAAGCGGAAAAGTAAACAGAAACAAGATCAAGTTAATGAtcatgctctgataccatgatggAGTTTGTATAAGCTCATGATAAAAGAGAGAGAATTGAGAGAGTTATTGTATTGATTGATTATCCGAATTATTATCTGATACAATGCAATTGTTCTACTTATATAGTATTACAGCGTAACTACTTTCCTGATATTTAGGGAAAAGACTAACTACTTGTAACTAACTCTTTAACTGTCTTCTTTATATTCTAACAAGATGTTCATTCTTTGCGGCCCAACTAGTATCCTGAGTACTTGGTGTATAAGCTTTCCAGTCAGTGCCTTTTAACCCACAAGTGATCTTCCTTCTAGCTTTACTATCCACCAAGCATACTTGGCTATATTTGATATGTTCATCAGCTTAGCATCAAAAACACACATACCACCATAATCCTTGACCCTTGTGCTTAGAAAATACAAACTGAGTCCCGAGCCACAGGAGGTAATtcttattacaagattaatataaTCCTTCAATTATTAAAAGTATACTTTGtataatatgtacgttgtgataATATATTCATTCAAAATTAAATTGATGTACCATAAAACTAAACGGTAACAATACGAAACTAAACATTTGTCGTAATGATTTTATGTTTTGGTATTTGGAGAATATAAGAGTATTGAGTTTCCAATATTTGCCATGGTGAAATCAAGCTATACACaaaagtcaaaaaaaaaaaaaattaagacaaAGGGTATTAAAGTTTTCAATATATATAGTAATACAGAAAGAGCCTTATTCAAGCTGCTCGTCCGAGCCTTGATGGCCAACGTATACACTTATTTGTCACTCTCCTTTCACAATTTATCCCATGGATAAATTCATGTTAAAATACTACCTTTGACCTAATCATACAACTTTCTCAATTCTTTGTACTATTCCACAAATCTACAAACTTGACATTTGTAGAGGTggacatcaaaaaaaaaacatagcACACATGCAACATTAATCACTACAAAAACTATCCACAATTATGTCATAAAAGACGCGTTTGCGCCACTTCTCGATACCCAGTTCAGTATCACCATAGTCGtgattaatttaatattaatattgtaTAAAACAAAAGTTTTAgaatattaatattaaattagATGAAGGGATGATGATACTTAAATTTTGTACTTGGTGAGATTGTATGTATCATTTAGTGACAAGCCGGACCGGTTGATTCCTCCAATTCAACCTCAAAACCTTCGGCAACAAGCCACTTCTCCTTGTAGACGTACCACCTTGAAGCGAAAATAAAGAAGACGAAATTAACCAGACTAATGATCGCCAAGAGCCAATAGAAGTTGTAAAGCCTTCCTTCATTAAGGTTGTCCGCTAACCAAGGGTGTGAATGTCCGGTTAGTGAGTTAACCACGGTAACAATTACCGTACTAAGGAAAAACCCTAGGGCAAGTGTGCTTAAAAATAATCCAGTACTCATTGTTTTCATTCCCTTAGGACATTCCCTTAGGAAAAAGTCTAGTTGTCCGGCGTATATCATGGCTTCACCAGCACCGGTCAAAATAAATTGAGGAATTAGCCAAAACACTGAAATTGGTAAAATGGCATTTTTGTCATGTTCCACGCCATTTACTTCGGCCACACGCAACCTTTTGATCTCCGTTAAGGCGGCTACAGCCATTGCCACTGTGGCAAGAAATAGGCCTACACCAACCCGCCTTAGTGGGGTTAGTCCTTGTGGATTTTTGAACAAACGGGCCGCAATTGGGGCCACTAGACGGTCATATATTGGGACCGTGGCTAAGATACTTGCAATGAGAAAGGCGGTCATTGTTGCTGGCGGGATTTGAAATTTGGACCCGATACGACGGTCCATGGTTTCGGCTTGTGAGACGGAAAATGTGGTCATTTGGGCATGGATAGTCCAAAACTCAATTGTTGTGGCCCAAATTGGGAGCATTCTTAAGATCATTTTCACCTCTTCTATATCTGTTAGAGTTTGTAGGTTCCATTTGCTTGCTTGGGCTGGGTTGTTTTCTATTTCTGGGCCTTTTATGGCTGCCTTGTCCAAAAACCTGCATACATAGCCATCAACACTAAATTATTGGTGGTCCTTAAtagaataaattttatttttatgtttatGGAAATTAGAAGATGCATGAAAATTATTTTCACTTTAAAATGAGTCACATAACATTAACATATGTTAAAATCctaatttatactccctcccattcaaaataaacctccctatttccttttccgtcaattcacaataacctccctatttccttttttggtaagtgtttgtgtggtccaaatttaattgtatggtgggtagtgtatttgtgtggttcaaatttaattatatggtggggtagtgtgtttccttaatatttgtgccaaattgaatagggaggtttattgtgaatgggagggagtatgatTTTTTAATTAACGTGTAACTAGGAATACTTATGTTTATGTCGTGACTAGAAACATCGTGATCACTATTTTAAGAAATAAGTTTTTACTACCTACACTATTTAACTCTGTTACTATTAAATCCATCTCAAGGCATAAAATTGCATCGATTATATTATGTATATGGCGTTCATTTGTTTTAAGACGCCCCTGTCGATAGCCATCATATCTTTATATATTATTTGACTTGATTAGCCAATAATACAAGTGCAATAATGTTAAAATAGTAACCTAACTCCAAACTTCCCCAGTGTTAACTGTTAAGTTTATACGTTAACGTTGTGTTACACCAATAATCGATCGTTGTGTAATTGACATACTCATACAACGAAACACAAGTCGTCCATGTTGTACAAGTTGCACTTGCATGTCAAAGATGCAGTATAATTTCCACCAATAATTAAAAGGGGAAGCAGTTTAACATAGACTAAAAAGACTTGCGTAGAAAAATAAATAGATTGCTTCACATTTTGAGCATAAGACTTTCAAGGTTACTCAACTACGTAGGCAAGAAAAAGATGCTGAATTACATATTTTTTTTGGAAGAATATTTGAGTACTGATGTCCGATTCATTTGATTATCTTTTCTATTTTTTAATAAGGAgttttttaatcaaaggtaataAATAATTGAGAGAAAAGGAGTATATTCTTAATTAGCTGCTAAGCTACTTTCTCTGTCAAAATTATTTCTAtgactatttttattattttgacGGCTATTTTAATCAAAAATAGACAAGTGACAGTTAAGAagtaaattaaaaaataattttatgATTTTTCATTGTAAACAAATGGTTGTCATGCTACCTGCTCCACTGTTTCATCTGATTCTAAGGTATCAAATAGACGAAATGAATATGCAACTAGGGGCCTTGTTTAAGAAACAAATAGACATCAAACAAAGAGACATCTCAGCTTTAATTTAGGTTTGTTTGGGGTTGTCATGACCGACACTAGATTCTTGTTCTTACAAATATAGAATAATGgagttttattattttttatgcaGTTTTTGGATAGGATTCCTGATATATTTATACAATTTATGTTTTTGATGAAAAAAAGATGGCCTTTTATTGAATTACTATTACTATATACATTTATTTTTAAGTCTATTATAGTGTAATCTTATAGTGTAATATTATCAGTATTATATGTAAAACAATTTGTTATAGCTTATCAAGTTTAATCTAACTAAATACACTATGATCGAAAATTTACTTGTTTTGTGGTTAAGACGAAGCATCTAAGCAAATACAACTTTAATAATTCTACTATCTATAGAGAAGGTAGTCTCATTAGGAAACCTATGTGTGATGTACGGAGTATGTAATAACCAATCTTTTAAAGTGCCAAACTGCCTAAACTATGAAAAGCCCCCACCAAAGCACAAACTCAAAAGCTAAAACAAAATCTTGCAACAACATAAACCTTCCAAACTTTTCTAAATTTGACTTAACTTTTTGGTACACAAACCTTCCCACCTTTATGACTTAACTTATTATAAGAGAATCAAAGGGCAAAAGTTTGATGTGGTGGCAAAAACATTTTGGACGGCTataatattatttgtaatatcTTGAATTAGTTTTTTTGGTAGACTATTTGATTTAGTTCGGATTCGAGTCGGGTAAGATTATTAGGGCTGTAAACTCTCTCTCACTCTCACGAGTTTTAACACTACGGCATTCAGAAGGTTTGAATACGAAACCTCTGGTTAGGTTAGAAAAATTTCTTATTAGTTTTAAAATAAATCTACTCATAGATGAGAGAATCTTTAGGCCATTACCAATTTAATAATAACACACTCCCTAATTAATCAAGTCTAAATGTTAGAAATTGGTCCACAATTACACTTAATAAAGAGACAATTACTGTGGTCACGGATCGAGATGTGCACGATCTAATCCGATCTTCAAAACCACGCAGATTATTGATTGCATCAAAGTATCCAAACCCTTCTAAGAAATTCTCACTAACATGCATGTTTATAGTAAGGTTACTTTCCATAAATTCATGCCATAATTTCTTCGTCCTTATTGTTTCAAGACCTTAGAGGGGACCAAGAATTAATCAATTGATAATCTTGGAATTATCGCGTTATTTTATTTAATCTTAGCTAATAATTAAACAAACTCTTAAAAGATGTGAGGTCATTACAAAATACAGATACATCAAGTTATTATCACGAATCTCAGATATTTTATTAGACGGTTTAATAATAACATTATTATAAAACTGGCTTATACTCATGTGATATATAAATGACCAACTTGTTCTTTGAGTTAATATAGAGATCAATGAGTTGTGTAGTCTTACAAAACTATTTCTAAAGAGACGTATTTGCATGTTATTGATAAATATTGACGTCTCACCTAGATCAAACAGGTTTTCCTACTACTGTGCATGCATCATCACTAGCTAGCTATACTTGGTTTATTTTGCAACTTGGTGCATAATTCAACTACTTTTAATACGGTGGCTTACTTCATTATAGATATTAGGATTCAGGTCAAGTTCGGGTCCCCAATTCGGGTATCGAATAAGGTTTAATTCATGTTATTCAGGTctggtcgggtcgggtcaatgtTACTGGGCTTACCTAAACACctctattattgttatttttgacATTTTCATAAACAAAGCATTGAAAAAAAGTCAAAAGGTCAAAGATAAAACAGTAAAAAGTTAAAAGTTAAAAGTTAGGCAAAACTAACCGGAATTGCTTGCTATGAGGTAACTTTTGCTTCTTCTTGACACTAGTCTCAGCCATGTCATCAACGTTGAAAAGTTGTGACACGTCAGCAGGCAATTCCATTTTCCTATTTCTCCAAGCCGCAACAAAAACCGCAGCAAATTGAGTCAACGGACTCCCATCAAGTTTCTTAAAACGGTACCGTTTCGTCCCACAAAGGAACGCAATTAGACACACAACAATTGCAACAGCACATATTCCATATCCCCATTTACGTCCCAAATTATCTTCTATGTATACCAAAATTGTCACGGCTGCCATGGACCCAATACTCACTATGAAATAGAACCAATTGAAGAAGGTTGTCATTCTAGCCTTCTCCCCCTCGTCTTTGTCATCAAACTGGTCTGATCCGAACCCTGATACACTGGATTTAAGTCCACCGGTTCCTAGGGCCGTTAGGTATAGGGCTAAGTGTAGAACCCCGAGTTGTGTACCGTTTGCTGGTATGCATGTTGATGAGTGCTCGACACATGCAGGTGGACGTAAATTTGGGATTATGGTTGATATTGTCAAGATGGTTACACCCTGTACAGAAAGATAAGTCGGTAATAAGATACTGGTATATCATCGGTACAGAATAATATAAAATCGCTTTCTTCGAAAAAGTTTAAAACACTTGTCATTATTTCCCAGTTGTTGATAGATTCTTTAAAAATGTCAAAATCTTGGACACAAAAAAACGATCTTCCCCGAGCAAGATGTTAAAGTAGAAATGTGATCTTACCAAAGCCTGGACCGTTGCAAAGATAGCAATTGTCAAGTACCTGTCAAAAGAAGGGGACAATAAACAAACATAATTAGTTGATCATCATATATTTACATAAAATCCTCAAAGAGGTCGGTGATCTACCCTGGCCTTGGATTGGGTAAACCTACCCTTTAACCTAACGTTTTTTgaaccaaaaaaacaaaacataaatATAAGATCAACAAACAAATCTTCTCATAAAGCTAATTAATTGATAACCATACTAAATGTTTGTTTTTTCATTTAAAATCATCCTTAAACATTTTTGCTAGTTCATGGGTTAGGAGTCAGGACTTGGTGAAGGCACGATAAATAAATACTTTTTTTCCCACCGTCTTCAGTGGAAAATGTTATATTTTGAActtattatacatttatacttGTCTCCTCTTATCTATTACTCTGTACTTTTTATAATATCATTTCTTTTATATCATATCACATTAATATTGTATTATACAAGTATACCACGGAGTATTAtgtatataatactctctaaatTCATTGATACTAGACGATACTTCATATAATACCCGACTTAATTTATGTGGCCTAAACCATGAGTTTTTTGATAAAAATGGACAAAATCCAGCTTGAATAGAGATAACTTAGGACCAGAATATCGATTAAACGTTGTAAAGTGACAAGTCCACTTCACAAGTCACTTGCATTAATTGAAATGTGCACAAGTTTGTATTACTACGTATCATTCACGTTCTTGTATATTGATCATAGGACCATAACTTGTCACTGTTAAATTCCAAAAATTCCTCATTTAGTGAATCTTTTCCGTTGATTCCAAGTTTCTCAAAGTAGAAAGCCCCACTTTTCCTCTTCTATAAACTTTTAGGACCTCCTAATATGTCTTATTCTCTTTTATACATGTCATAACTCATACGTAGTTGCTTCCTCTTTTCGTAATGAATTTCCACGTCATTTATGCATAAATTATTTGAAACTTATTACTTTAAGATCATTAATAGGCCGAACCTTGTAACTTTATAAGATTGGAAAATGTAAAACGACAATATTAATAAAACAAGTATTAATTATTTTGTATATGTTTATGTCGTATTATTTTGAGTACAATAACAGGTAAACCTAGATTGTATCTTATAGAACTATTAGTATTGTATAGGAGCTTTTGAGCTTAGGATTAAATCAAATATTTATAAGTACTCCCCATaagatattatttatttatttaaaaaaattgtttattACACTTTATTAGACTCCAAAATGTAAGGAGGTAATGgaatattattattagaagaaaaaaaaagctAAAATAAAATTGAGAACAAATTTTTTATTGGTTTGTTGGTAATAAGTGATAAACCATATATTCTATTTGTCTTATCTTGCAATAACACCGAATATTGTCTAATTTGCTAAAATGAAAGTAACTAGATCAAAATATTACTCCCTCTATAAAATTCACGCGTATTATTACAACTTTTTGAAAATATGAAATTAGTCGATCTAATATTATAACaactttttttttgaaaatacgAAATTAGTTGTTCTGATAAATCAAATGTGACAATTTAACAAGATACTTCGCGTATATTTAGATGAATTAACGATCAAAATCTACACAATTAAAGTCAAAGAGGGATATAATTTGGGACGAAGGGAGTATAAAAGAAGTTAGGATTCTATAAATGGACGTAAAACGAGTATATATAATAGAAAAACTAACCGGCCAAGGAAAGTGTCAGCAACGAAGCCACCAAGAAGACATAACATGAAAGACGTGCCAAGGAAATTGGTGACGG contains:
- the LOC141588779 gene encoding uncharacterized protein LOC141588779; amino-acid sequence: MPETEEKVNGVGVDDPLYIHNTDLTGVKLVAKIFEGIGYGSWRSIPQPSSTSATANKWQRCNDIVFSWILNSVSPEIADSILYSGTAEIAWSELEERFGQSNGAQLYSVQKKLTEFSQGSDSISTYFTKVKSVRDDIEGMGMNPKFIRGTIIMQNPLPKLAVIYNNLLQDERQREIHNSSQFQSDSAAMLAKNVNFKNNSWGNGNGNAANKGFQGYNKTGNPNYKGYNPNYKGKDTVQNQNQEKPPPPFYNNCKKYGHTVDSCYHLMNRNRRFAGNAFYNEQGNSQGSFSTEGHQAGASGSGVHPSNNSTETSTNDASTSSANFAGTSSLHHNFNSHSQTNHFSNTWILDTSATDHFCSNKALFSDFRCLDKPYSVSLPNGHAVKIDTVGTVHITSALSLTNVLLIPRSP
- the LOC141587358 gene encoding protein NRT1/ PTR FAMILY 6.3-like yields the protein MALPITDDFGKTLSDAWDYKGLPANRSKTGGWVSSAMILGVETCERLITLGIAFNLVTYLTGVMHLGNATSANTVTNFLGTSFMLCLLGGFVADTFLGRYLTIAIFATVQALGVTILTISTIIPNLRPPACVEHSSTCIPANGTQLGVLHLALYLTALGTGGLKSSVSGFGSDQFDDKDEGEKARMTTFFNWFYFIVSIGSMAAVTILVYIEDNLGRKWGYGICAVAIVVCLIAFLCGTKRYRFKKLDGSPLTQFAAVFVAAWRNRKMELPADVSQLFNVDDMAETSVKKKQKLPHSKQFRFLDKAAIKGPEIENNPAQASKWNLQTLTDIEEVKMILRMLPIWATTIEFWTIHAQMTTFSVSQAETMDRRIGSKFQIPPATMTAFLIASILATVPIYDRLVAPIAARLFKNPQGLTPLRRVGVGLFLATVAMAVAALTEIKRLRVAEVNGVEHDKNAILPISVFWLIPQFILTGAGEAMIYAGQLDFFLRECPKGMKTMSTGLFLSTLALGFFLSTVIVTVVNSLTGHSHPWLADNLNEGRLYNFYWLLAIISLVNFVFFIFASRWYVYKEKWLVAEGFEVELEESTGPACH